One Fuerstiella marisgermanici DNA window includes the following coding sequences:
- a CDS encoding Ppx/GppA phosphatase family protein, with the protein MHDASKTVFQFELGQGRLQSLVPIAVIDIGSNSVRQVIYEGLTRSPSVLFNEKVLCGLGRGMVESGRLNESGVERAYAVLRRFRALGEQLNVCRTQVIATAAVRDAENGAEFIENVERIFGCHVEVLTGAMEARYSGMGIQCGFHKPSGIAGDIGGGSLELVTVDKDIGEGITLPLGGLRLTELSGGSLAKAKSIARAKLKEVSLNWPGIERNFYAVGGTWRSLAKLHIANHDHQLPLVHDYQVSAREMMDFCKTIYTSDLSDMKGVDAVSKNRRDLLPIGAVVMRETLRALKADRVVMSSLGLREGVVYSMISDEEQNRDSLLVACRDLSTLRARNPDHCQELADWTEKAFVALGIDETEDDWRHRTASCYLADIAWRAHPDFRAQQYIGIIANAGFVGISHEGRAYLAMANYHRYSGLGTKVAAPAIATLASSSVQKKARVLAAMFRVLYLFSGTMPGVIPRLSIDKDGSGRVVLSIPEAISDLCGERPDERIRQFGNELGMEVKLEVV; encoded by the coding sequence ATGCACGACGCTTCGAAAACGGTTTTTCAATTTGAACTTGGCCAGGGACGGCTTCAATCACTCGTACCGATTGCTGTGATCGACATTGGTTCAAACTCTGTCCGTCAGGTGATCTATGAGGGACTGACACGCTCGCCATCGGTGCTGTTTAACGAGAAGGTGCTGTGTGGTCTCGGTCGCGGCATGGTCGAAAGTGGGCGATTGAACGAGAGCGGCGTGGAGCGAGCCTATGCGGTTCTGAGACGGTTTCGTGCACTTGGCGAGCAACTGAATGTGTGCAGGACGCAAGTGATCGCCACGGCTGCGGTGCGAGATGCAGAAAACGGCGCTGAGTTCATCGAGAACGTTGAGCGAATTTTTGGTTGTCACGTGGAAGTTTTGACGGGGGCCATGGAAGCACGCTATTCGGGGATGGGAATTCAATGTGGCTTTCACAAGCCTTCCGGAATCGCCGGAGATATCGGCGGCGGTTCACTGGAACTGGTTACGGTTGATAAGGACATCGGTGAAGGCATCACGCTACCTCTGGGCGGTCTTAGGTTGACCGAACTGTCGGGCGGATCACTCGCGAAGGCAAAAAGTATTGCCCGGGCGAAACTGAAAGAGGTTTCGCTGAACTGGCCAGGCATCGAGAGAAACTTCTATGCGGTCGGCGGAACGTGGAGGTCGCTGGCCAAGCTGCACATCGCCAACCACGACCACCAACTGCCACTGGTACACGACTACCAGGTGTCTGCTCGGGAGATGATGGATTTTTGCAAGACGATCTACACCAGTGATCTGTCCGACATGAAAGGAGTGGATGCCGTTTCGAAGAATAGACGGGACCTGTTGCCGATTGGAGCTGTGGTGATGCGTGAAACGCTGCGGGCGTTAAAGGCTGATCGAGTGGTCATGTCGTCACTGGGGCTTCGTGAAGGCGTCGTGTATTCGATGATTTCTGATGAAGAACAGAATCGAGATTCCCTGCTGGTGGCATGTCGCGATCTATCAACTCTCCGCGCGCGGAATCCTGACCACTGTCAGGAACTTGCGGACTGGACAGAAAAGGCCTTCGTTGCTCTCGGAATCGACGAAACAGAAGACGACTGGCGGCACCGTACGGCGTCGTGTTATTTGGCAGACATCGCCTGGCGAGCTCACCCGGATTTTCGAGCTCAGCAGTACATAGGAATCATCGCGAATGCAGGGTTCGTTGGTATCAGTCACGAAGGGCGAGCTTACCTGGCGATGGCGAATTACCATCGCTATTCCGGCCTCGGGACGAAGGTAGCGGCCCCGGCAATCGCCACCCTGGCCTCCAGCTCTGTGCAGAAGAAAGCGCGAGTGCTGGCAGCGATGTTCCGCGTTTTGTATCTGTTTTCAGGGACGATGCCAGGAGTCATTCCGCGATTGTCGATTGACAAAGACGGCAGCGGGCGAGTCGTGCTCTCAATTCCAGAGGCGATCTCCGACCTGTGCGGCGAACGCCCCGACGAACGTATCCGACAGTTCGGTAACGAATTGGGCATGGAGGTGAAACTTGAAGTCGTCTGA
- a CDS encoding polysaccharide deacetylase family protein encodes MHRSIFFAALSMAALPCSLAAQERFLIVHADDAGMSHSVNVATIEGLESGIVSSASIMVPCPWFSEFAEYTREHPEFDYGIHLTLNSEWKHYRWGPVAPRQEVPSLVDKDGYLWDNVGQVAANVRADEVEKELRAQIDRAKAFGVPISHLDTHMGALVSRPDLVEVYARLAIDYELPILFLRSLDDATAAKFPAIKEAAAGVVKALDEKNLPVLDGLAQFYGGDTHEQRKQNYYDTIRKLKPGVSELIIHCGIENEELKAITNSAARRDGDRRIFTSEETRQLLKDENITLLTWKQFHQQVRGRKAEE; translated from the coding sequence ATGCACAGGTCAATCTTTTTTGCCGCACTCAGCATGGCGGCACTGCCGTGCTCATTAGCAGCTCAGGAACGATTTCTAATCGTCCACGCAGACGACGCTGGAATGTCGCATTCGGTGAACGTGGCGACCATTGAGGGACTCGAATCCGGCATCGTTTCGTCGGCCAGTATCATGGTGCCGTGCCCGTGGTTTTCTGAGTTTGCAGAGTACACTCGGGAGCATCCTGAATTCGATTACGGCATCCATCTGACGCTGAATTCTGAATGGAAGCACTACCGTTGGGGCCCCGTCGCGCCGCGGCAAGAAGTTCCCAGTCTTGTCGATAAAGATGGGTATCTCTGGGACAACGTCGGACAGGTCGCCGCAAATGTTCGTGCTGACGAAGTCGAGAAAGAGCTTCGCGCCCAGATCGACCGAGCGAAGGCCTTTGGCGTGCCAATCTCTCATCTCGACACACACATGGGAGCTCTTGTGAGCCGCCCGGATCTGGTTGAAGTTTATGCCAGGCTGGCCATCGATTACGAACTTCCGATCTTGTTTTTGCGCAGTCTTGATGACGCCACGGCAGCGAAATTCCCTGCGATCAAAGAAGCAGCCGCTGGTGTGGTGAAGGCTCTGGATGAGAAAAACCTTCCTGTTCTGGACGGCTTGGCGCAATTTTACGGCGGCGATACTCACGAGCAGCGTAAGCAGAACTACTACGACACGATTCGCAAATTGAAGCCCGGAGTTTCCGAACTCATCATTCACTGCGGGATCGAGAACGAGGAACTGAAGGCCATCACGAATAGTGCGGCACGTCGTGACGGCGACCGCCGAATCTTTACCTCAGAAGAGACACGGCAGTTACTGAAAGATGAGAACATTACGCTGCTGACGTGGAAGCAGTTTCACCAGCAAGTTCGCGGACGGAAAGCTGAGGAATAG
- a CDS encoding right-handed parallel beta-helix repeat-containing protein, with translation MPAEAVNDASRTAGGDYFVPEIVITETPRTTADAEKFQRVYVLELERFNIHTDNSHAVETSNGINQALQHAKTLNANRIVFPKGIYQISELDPVVIDHRQTIIDLNGATLQLRSNGLAKYSVIEIVDGAEDVRLTNGHIRGDKDTHDFSTGRGHEWGHGLVLHGGQGVEVDHLTVSHVTGDGVSTRNSGARTRPELLEKIKYSVYPRHLEQGAFDSAGAKVDSSKKMRSIEPFDLTSCGGQFEFGYSTGYLGYPFIKGRLYQAHFYDAKMKFIEMQKCLQFRKVTIPDNAQFVHLEFNQPAVSQTPAHAGAARGTFVGRITNFRPPCDVHFHHNTLFENRRLGLGFCGGNRWLIEDNLFERNGGTAPAYGIDFEDGWELMQDVVVRNNRFKDNVAGDLVICAGSELLIEDNVFEGNVIVHGRPHNYTFRNNSYTGGLVRYTTRTGVASIHNNTYKNCSLSILFDDKAVADGLNRSDGEQVATPPLMLNGEHLQNVSKVTGTYFKFTDATLDNVHFVAGQETRLIDIKNSRIENSSIQYEPNGPPVIVEIKNTLGAISEHGAGLKRKRNTLLPE, from the coding sequence ATGCCTGCTGAGGCTGTCAACGATGCATCGCGAACAGCCGGAGGTGATTATTTCGTTCCCGAAATAGTGATTACCGAGACGCCCCGGACAACAGCAGACGCCGAAAAGTTCCAACGCGTGTATGTGCTTGAGCTCGAACGGTTCAACATTCACACCGACAACTCGCACGCTGTCGAAACATCAAATGGAATCAATCAGGCACTGCAACATGCTAAAACGTTGAACGCAAATCGAATCGTATTTCCGAAAGGGATCTATCAAATCAGCGAGCTCGATCCTGTCGTGATTGACCACAGGCAGACCATCATCGACCTGAACGGCGCAACGTTGCAACTTCGCTCAAATGGGCTTGCAAAGTATTCGGTCATCGAAATTGTCGACGGGGCCGAAGATGTTCGGCTTACCAACGGCCACATTCGCGGCGACAAGGACACTCACGACTTTTCGACCGGACGCGGACACGAATGGGGACATGGACTTGTTCTTCATGGCGGTCAAGGGGTTGAAGTCGATCACCTGACCGTTTCCCATGTCACAGGAGACGGAGTGAGCACTCGAAACAGCGGGGCAAGAACGCGTCCGGAACTGCTGGAGAAGATCAAATACTCCGTCTACCCCAGGCATCTTGAGCAGGGAGCTTTTGATTCGGCCGGTGCAAAGGTCGACAGTTCAAAAAAGATGCGGAGTATCGAACCATTCGACCTTACGTCCTGCGGTGGTCAGTTTGAATTCGGATACTCGACGGGCTACCTGGGATATCCCTTCATCAAAGGACGACTTTATCAGGCACACTTCTACGATGCGAAAATGAAGTTCATCGAAATGCAGAAGTGCCTGCAATTCAGGAAGGTCACCATCCCGGATAATGCACAGTTCGTTCATCTGGAATTTAATCAACCCGCCGTTTCCCAAACCCCGGCTCACGCTGGAGCCGCACGTGGCACATTCGTTGGGCGCATCACAAACTTTCGGCCGCCGTGCGATGTCCACTTCCACCATAATACGCTTTTCGAAAACCGCCGCCTCGGACTGGGATTCTGCGGCGGAAATCGATGGCTGATTGAAGACAACCTTTTCGAACGAAACGGCGGCACGGCTCCCGCCTACGGAATTGACTTCGAAGACGGATGGGAACTCATGCAGGACGTTGTCGTTCGAAATAATCGCTTCAAGGACAACGTTGCCGGTGACCTGGTCATCTGCGCCGGAAGCGAATTGCTGATTGAGGACAATGTCTTCGAAGGAAATGTCATTGTTCACGGACGTCCGCACAATTATACGTTTCGAAACAACTCGTACACCGGCGGGTTGGTGCGATACACCACGCGAACCGGCGTGGCAAGCATTCACAACAACACCTACAAAAACTGTTCTCTGTCAATTCTGTTCGACGACAAAGCAGTCGCCGACGGCCTGAATCGTTCGGACGGAGAACAGGTGGCAACACCCCCGCTGATGCTCAACGGAGAACACCTGCAAAACGTGTCAAAGGTCACCGGGACCTACTTCAAGTTCACCGACGCCACATTGGACAACGTCCACTTTGTCGCAGGTCAGGAGACACGCCTGATTGACATCAAGAACTCCCGAATCGAAAACAGCTCAATCCAGTATGAACCAAACGGCCCACCTGTGATCGTCGAGATCAAAAACACTCTGGGAGCGATTTCCGAACACGGGGCCGGTCTGAAACGCAAGCGGAATACACTTCTTCCCGAATGA
- a CDS encoding FAD-dependent oxidoreductase codes for MRIAQALVIGLLFWHGKTKAESLFIEAESFEQRGGWKLDTQFIREMGSPYLLAHGLGKPVADATMKVQLPAPGTYRVYARTKDWVARWNAPGTPGRFQILVNDEAAPRTFGTEGDDWHWQDGGTIDVESTIATIRLRDLTGFDGRCDAIYLTTGDEVPPNDDQILPAWRRRLLGLQEKPTIKDGYDLVVVGGGYSGMGAAISAARMGCKVALIQDRPVLGGNGSSEVRVWAQGHIRRGKYPRIGEIIEEFADSARKSPGTYEEFGDALKENLVRSEANIDLFLNHHVYDVDVDEVHISAVHAFDTRTSEHKKFSGRLYSDCTGHGTVGFLAGANWRMQDKGRMGMSNMWAWDEGAQPVNYPATPWALDLDMQDFPYPHGHHGQWFWESGFDQDPVNDAEGIRDWNLRAVYGAFNAMKNRRGAEKHSNAFLTWIAYIGGPRESRLLTGDVILQHQDVVTKKQFPDGCVPSTWSVDLHYPKKQYAKKFPDNPFISIAVHGEGVDRTYGYPLPYRCFYSKNINNLFMAGRCISVTHEALGTTRVMKTCGMMGEVVGKASSVCIQKGCYPRDVYLHYWNNLDSLLKLPGKARRDTPDSQITIPQDSMASAGPFGIATGVDPKSLEGIVVDDRQAVTQGDWFGEQPKRGHIAFGYQKAASDSGATCTFKLRVPSTGLFEVRIAYIRNSNFGSRVPVDVIAPGVQQTTHVDMTTKAPLKHNFLPLGQYQLKADDSLVVKIGTANAGGFSIVDAVQLVAVDTE; via the coding sequence GGTCTGGGCAAACCGGTGGCCGACGCAACGATGAAGGTCCAACTGCCGGCGCCAGGCACATACCGCGTCTATGCACGCACGAAAGACTGGGTCGCTCGCTGGAACGCGCCGGGAACACCTGGCCGGTTCCAGATTCTGGTCAATGATGAGGCGGCACCCAGGACCTTCGGAACCGAGGGGGACGATTGGCATTGGCAGGACGGCGGAACGATCGACGTCGAATCAACCATCGCGACGATAAGACTACGCGACCTGACCGGCTTCGATGGCCGCTGCGACGCAATCTACTTAACAACTGGTGATGAAGTCCCACCCAACGATGACCAGATTCTGCCCGCATGGCGCAGACGGTTGCTGGGCCTGCAGGAAAAACCGACGATCAAAGACGGCTATGATCTGGTCGTCGTTGGTGGCGGCTATTCAGGTATGGGAGCTGCAATTTCAGCCGCCAGAATGGGTTGTAAGGTGGCTCTGATTCAGGATCGCCCGGTCCTGGGCGGGAACGGTTCCAGCGAAGTTCGAGTTTGGGCGCAGGGGCATATTCGTCGAGGGAAATACCCGAGGATTGGAGAGATCATCGAAGAGTTTGCTGACAGCGCCCGCAAGTCACCTGGTACTTATGAAGAATTCGGCGATGCTTTGAAAGAGAACCTTGTTCGGTCGGAAGCAAACATCGACCTGTTCTTGAATCACCATGTTTATGATGTTGATGTGGACGAAGTTCACATTTCCGCTGTTCATGCATTTGATACTCGCACCAGCGAACACAAGAAATTCTCCGGACGACTTTATTCTGATTGCACCGGACACGGCACCGTCGGTTTTCTTGCGGGAGCCAACTGGCGAATGCAGGACAAGGGGCGAATGGGGATGAGCAACATGTGGGCGTGGGACGAAGGCGCTCAGCCTGTCAATTATCCCGCGACACCGTGGGCTCTGGATCTTGATATGCAGGACTTTCCATATCCTCATGGGCATCACGGCCAGTGGTTTTGGGAAAGTGGTTTTGACCAGGATCCGGTCAACGATGCGGAGGGAATTCGTGACTGGAACCTGCGGGCTGTGTACGGTGCCTTCAACGCGATGAAGAACCGACGGGGAGCTGAAAAGCATTCGAACGCCTTCCTCACATGGATTGCCTACATTGGTGGTCCTCGAGAAAGTCGCCTGCTCACGGGAGACGTCATTCTACAGCATCAGGATGTCGTGACAAAAAAACAGTTTCCAGATGGCTGCGTCCCCAGCACGTGGTCGGTCGACCTCCACTACCCCAAAAAGCAATACGCAAAGAAGTTCCCCGACAACCCATTCATCTCGATCGCCGTCCACGGAGAAGGAGTCGATCGCACGTATGGCTACCCACTGCCGTACCGATGTTTCTACTCCAAAAACATCAACAATCTGTTTATGGCCGGGCGCTGCATTAGCGTGACTCACGAAGCACTGGGGACGACGCGAGTCATGAAGACGTGCGGCATGATGGGCGAAGTCGTCGGCAAGGCCAGCAGCGTTTGCATTCAAAAGGGCTGCTATCCTCGCGACGTTTATCTGCACTACTGGAATAATTTGGATTCGCTGCTGAAACTGCCGGGCAAGGCACGTCGTGATACACCGGATTCGCAAATCACGATTCCTCAGGATTCAATGGCCAGCGCTGGGCCGTTTGGAATTGCTACAGGCGTTGACCCGAAAAGCCTGGAAGGAATTGTTGTCGACGACAGGCAGGCGGTGACACAGGGCGACTGGTTTGGCGAGCAACCGAAACGCGGCCACATTGCTTTTGGTTATCAAAAAGCCGCGAGTGACAGCGGAGCAACCTGTACCTTTAAACTTCGTGTTCCGAGTACGGGGCTGTTTGAAGTTCGTATCGCGTACATCCGCAATTCGAATTTCGGAAGCCGCGTGCCGGTCGACGTGATCGCGCCCGGAGTCCAGCAGACAACTCACGTGGACATGACGACTAAAGCTCCCTTGAAGCACAACTTCCTTCCATTGGGGCAGTACCAACTAAAAGCTGATGACTCCTTGGTTGTAAAAATCGGCACCGCGAATGCGGGTGGGTTTTCCATCGTCGATGCCGTTCAGTTGGTGGCGGTGGATACCGAATAA